The following proteins are co-located in the Haloarcula marismortui ATCC 43049 genome:
- a CDS encoding sulfatase: MSRHNVLLVVADSLRARSTSVLGYRRETTPFLDAFAEEATVYTQARSPSNWTVPSHVSMFTGHETHEHGVDHTARLDAGHTIFEELAEAGYDTGLFSDNPFLTDHESGLDDVFQTAVGSPEQYDSAYETNGSLGDWPNGFWYADRTLEWVDDRESEWAACINLMDTHRPYEPLAEYDEWSDERSRELQESMGFKWHWEFLSGNLSLGFASILEQIYDGAVRQADAIFETLIRGLDEQGVLEDTLVVFVGDHGEGFGEPTAIPEEPPAVSHRIGTHDSMYHVPLVVRAPGQREGHRITDLATLSRFPDAVRAMALGDGNADGPAFASPNGTVVASQAPIGPAMREEAERVCGDAVPFAKHARLVYHDRPGDEVRKRAAWGDSAHESVIKGCGGTVEDRDIDAAVVRNHFDSDRYADVAIATPLDGYTEFEDASDTQFAGDLDDRLEALGYK, encoded by the coding sequence ATGTCGCGTCACAACGTGTTGCTCGTCGTCGCTGACAGTCTCCGCGCCCGGAGCACCTCCGTACTGGGCTATCGCCGGGAGACGACGCCCTTTCTTGACGCCTTTGCCGAGGAGGCGACGGTGTACACGCAGGCTCGCAGCCCGAGCAACTGGACCGTCCCCAGCCACGTCAGCATGTTCACGGGCCACGAGACCCACGAACACGGTGTCGACCACACCGCTAGACTCGACGCCGGCCACACAATCTTCGAAGAACTGGCTGAAGCGGGCTATGACACGGGGTTGTTCTCCGACAATCCGTTCCTGACCGACCACGAATCGGGGCTCGACGACGTGTTCCAGACGGCGGTCGGCTCGCCCGAGCAGTATGACTCGGCCTACGAGACGAACGGCTCGCTGGGCGATTGGCCCAACGGCTTCTGGTACGCCGACCGAACGCTGGAGTGGGTCGACGACCGGGAGAGCGAGTGGGCCGCCTGCATCAACCTGATGGATACCCACCGCCCGTACGAACCGCTCGCCGAGTACGACGAATGGAGCGACGAGCGCTCCCGCGAACTCCAGGAGTCGATGGGGTTCAAGTGGCACTGGGAGTTCCTCTCGGGGAACCTCTCGCTTGGCTTTGCCAGCATTCTCGAACAGATATACGACGGCGCGGTCCGGCAGGCCGACGCTATCTTCGAGACGCTGATCCGGGGGTTGGACGAGCAGGGCGTGCTTGAGGACACGCTGGTCGTCTTCGTCGGCGACCACGGCGAGGGCTTCGGCGAACCGACAGCGATTCCCGAGGAACCACCAGCCGTCAGCCACCGTATCGGAACCCACGACAGTATGTATCACGTCCCGCTCGTCGTCCGTGCTCCCGGCCAGCGGGAGGGACACCGCATCACCGACCTGGCGACACTCAGCCGGTTCCCCGACGCCGTCCGCGCGATGGCGCTCGGCGACGGCAACGCGGACGGCCCGGCGTTTGCCTCGCCGAACGGGACTGTCGTCGCGTCACAGGCCCCCATCGGCCCGGCAATGCGCGAGGAGGCCGAACGGGTCTGTGGCGACGCTGTCCCGTTCGCAAAACATGCTCGCCTGGTCTACCACGACCGGCCCGGCGACGAGGTCCGAAAACGGGCGGCGTGGGGCGACAGTGCCCACGAATCCGTCATCAAAGGCTGTGGCGGCACGGTCGAGGACCGCGATATTGATGCCGCCGTCGTCCGGAACCACTTCGACAGCGACCGGTACGCCGACGTGGCTATCGCGACGCCGCTCGACGGCTACACCGAGTTCGAGGATGCGTCTGACACGCAGTTTGCCGGAGACCTTGACGACCGACTGGAGGCGCTTGGATACAAATGA
- a CDS encoding dihydrofolate reductase, protein MTMIPDTELVLVVAADENNVIGLDGGVPWHYPEDVRQYKNRIAGHPIILGRRTFESMKPIPDCYTVVLTSDDRRSADSETVEYATTPQIAVEAAARAGASGAFAGDSAGADSSPPVTYVIGGEAVYDLFLPFAGRVFLSRIHEHNEGDRYFPDLGAEWTELSREPHDGFDVIEYEQASPRPLDDL, encoded by the coding sequence ATGACGATGATACCCGACACCGAACTGGTACTCGTGGTCGCAGCCGACGAAAACAACGTCATCGGCCTAGATGGCGGCGTTCCCTGGCACTACCCAGAGGACGTGCGCCAGTACAAGAACCGCATCGCCGGCCACCCGATCATCCTCGGGCGGCGAACGTTCGAATCGATGAAGCCCATCCCGGACTGCTACACCGTCGTCCTGACGAGCGACGACAGGCGGAGCGCCGATTCGGAGACAGTTGAGTACGCCACAACGCCGCAGATCGCTGTCGAAGCAGCCGCTCGCGCCGGCGCGAGCGGGGCGTTCGCTGGCGACAGCGCTGGCGCAGACAGCTCACCACCAGTCACCTACGTCATCGGCGGCGAGGCGGTGTACGACCTGTTCCTCCCGTTCGCCGGCCGGGTTTTCCTCAGCCGTATCCACGAGCACAACGAGGGCGACCGGTATTTCCCAGATCTGGGCGCGGAGTGGACAGAACTGTCCCGGGAGCCCCACGACGGGTTCGATGTCATCGAATACGAACAGGCATCGCCGCGACCGCTCGACGACCTCTGA
- the tfe gene encoding transcription factor E yields MAFEELLEDPVIQKYLHELVGPKGMPVAAAPPDGEVTDEELAEELGLELNDVRRALFILYENDLATYRRLRDEDSGWLTYLWTFQYEKIPEQLQEEMHRLLDGLEERREYERENEFYLCEHCGIRFEFGEAMEFGFECPECGNQVETMENTRLVTAMENRLEELRDELNADVDVEA; encoded by the coding sequence ATGGCTTTTGAGGAACTCTTGGAGGACCCCGTCATACAGAAATACCTCCACGAGCTGGTCGGACCGAAAGGGATGCCGGTCGCCGCCGCGCCGCCGGACGGCGAAGTGACCGACGAAGAACTGGCCGAGGAGCTCGGACTCGAACTGAACGACGTTCGCCGAGCGCTATTTATTCTCTACGAGAACGACCTCGCGACCTATCGTCGGCTCCGCGACGAGGACTCCGGGTGGCTCACGTACCTCTGGACGTTCCAGTACGAGAAGATCCCCGAACAACTGCAAGAGGAGATGCACCGCCTGCTCGACGGCCTCGAAGAGCGCCGCGAGTACGAGCGGGAAAACGAGTTCTACCTCTGTGAGCACTGCGGTATCCGCTTCGAGTTCGGCGAGGCAATGGAGTTCGGCTTCGAGTGCCCCGAATGTGGCAATCAAGTCGAGACGATGGAGAACACCCGTCTCGTCACCGCGATGGAGAATCGCCTCGAGGAGCTTAGAGACGAACTGAACGCTGACGTGGACGTGGAAGCCTGA
- a CDS encoding DUF2110 family protein → MVVLGTKVYVAGDARDRTLDGLRSMVGNELGDLDVAYDIGLRDDDFPTVTLDGPDETVAKNLLREEFGELVADHEDGETYVGTLDSWDEDGFVLDVGFGQTVRIPADELGLGQGTPSQIRKRFGLVQHLPLRFVPGDPASLAEVEQDRLYEWSRGNNGRINANSVTRSEARATVNRAGHAQDIVTVERIGLLEQSIICNPDTDPPGLLADIGQYMPSELLAIVP, encoded by the coding sequence ATGGTCGTTCTCGGTACAAAAGTGTACGTCGCCGGCGACGCCCGGGACCGTACGCTCGACGGCCTGCGCTCGATGGTCGGCAACGAACTCGGCGACCTCGACGTGGCGTACGACATCGGCCTCCGTGACGACGACTTCCCGACGGTGACCCTCGACGGCCCCGACGAGACGGTCGCGAAGAACCTGCTGCGCGAGGAGTTCGGCGAGCTGGTCGCCGACCACGAGGACGGCGAGACGTACGTCGGAACGCTCGATAGCTGGGACGAGGACGGCTTCGTCCTCGATGTCGGCTTCGGCCAGACGGTCCGGATTCCGGCCGATGAGCTCGGTCTCGGGCAGGGGACGCCGTCACAGATCCGGAAACGGTTCGGACTGGTCCAGCACCTTCCGCTCCGGTTCGTCCCCGGCGACCCTGCAAGCCTTGCAGAGGTTGAGCAGGACCGCCTGTACGAGTGGAGCCGTGGCAACAACGGTCGCATCAACGCGAACAGCGTGACACGCTCGGAAGCGCGTGCGACGGTCAACCGCGCCGGCCACGCACAGGATATCGTCACTGTCGAACGTATCGGCCTGTTAGAACAGAGCATCATCTGCAACCCGGACACCGACCCGCCGGGGCTGCTCGCCGACATCGGGCAGTATATGCCGTCGGAGCTGCTGGCAATCGTGCCCTGA
- a CDS encoding DUF5803 family protein produces MKRRHLLLVAVLALVALSGCTGFFGSEEVDPERLNENASYDWNTSADGTIVIEESKYTAVYAVENETTFDVYTVDGLGRERSVPISALRFRYENGTVVSAANSSLSASESRQRTTVNLSGNVSGKVGYSVARTGKRFASPTLVEDGSYTVVLPPNTGAGIPFLSRISPGGYESETVDGQQVIRWDEVTSDQIVVRYYLDRDLWLFGGLSAIAIAIGVVGTLYYYRQLQAVIRRRQEAGIDLEEDDGDDDPRDRGPPPGMR; encoded by the coding sequence ATGAAACGCCGCCACCTCCTGTTGGTTGCCGTTCTCGCACTGGTCGCCCTTTCGGGCTGTACCGGCTTCTTCGGCTCCGAAGAGGTCGACCCGGAGCGGCTGAACGAGAACGCGAGCTACGACTGGAACACCTCAGCTGACGGGACCATCGTCATTGAGGAGTCCAAATACACCGCCGTCTACGCCGTCGAAAACGAGACGACGTTCGATGTGTACACCGTCGACGGCCTCGGGCGCGAGCGGAGTGTCCCTATCAGTGCGCTTCGGTTCCGGTACGAGAACGGGACTGTCGTTAGCGCTGCCAACTCCTCGCTGAGCGCTTCAGAGAGCCGCCAGCGAACGACTGTCAATCTCTCCGGGAACGTCTCCGGAAAGGTGGGCTACTCGGTCGCGCGGACCGGCAAGCGCTTCGCCTCCCCGACACTCGTCGAAGACGGCTCGTACACGGTCGTACTCCCGCCCAACACCGGAGCCGGGATTCCGTTCCTCTCGCGAATCAGCCCGGGAGGCTACGAGTCGGAGACCGTCGACGGCCAGCAGGTCATCCGCTGGGACGAGGTGACCTCCGACCAGATTGTCGTCCGGTACTACCTTGACCGCGACCTGTGGCTGTTCGGCGGCCTGTCGGCCATCGCCATCGCTATCGGCGTTGTGGGGACGCTGTACTACTACCGACAGCTACAGGCGGTGATTCGCCGACGCCAGGAAGCGGGCATCGACCTCGAAGAGGACGACGGTGACGACGACCCGCGGGACCGCGGGCCACCGCCGGGGATGCGCTGA
- a CDS encoding NOP5/NOP56 family protein — translation MSNGWFAGLDPDDDAAAVEQIEAGRADTPEDWPQQAVEAGFADDEAAYYDRLHEVTMAATSAAVAEQEGADDQQLVHAVRAMADCERTANELAERVAEWGGSRHGDSGSGVEYARSLADREDEDEGDRALRSLAEQTAALADEADSIRAYIERTAPAVAPNLSMLAGPVLAARLISLAGGLEALAKKPSGTVQVLGAEDALFAHLKGSAPSPKHGVIFTHEYVRGTRREDRGSAARAFAGKLSIAARIDHYSGDRRPDLQVELDERIERIQARAEEGDDE, via the coding sequence ATGAGCAACGGGTGGTTCGCCGGGCTGGACCCGGACGACGACGCGGCCGCTGTCGAACAGATAGAGGCCGGGCGAGCCGACACGCCGGAGGACTGGCCACAGCAGGCCGTCGAGGCAGGGTTCGCCGACGACGAGGCGGCCTACTACGACCGTCTGCACGAGGTGACGATGGCGGCCACCAGCGCGGCGGTCGCCGAACAGGAGGGCGCTGACGACCAGCAACTCGTCCACGCAGTGCGGGCGATGGCTGACTGCGAGCGGACGGCGAACGAACTCGCCGAACGGGTCGCTGAATGGGGCGGGAGCCGACACGGTGACAGCGGGAGCGGCGTCGAGTATGCCCGCTCGCTGGCCGACCGAGAAGATGAGGACGAAGGGGACCGCGCGCTCCGGTCGCTCGCCGAGCAGACGGCCGCGCTGGCCGACGAGGCGGACTCAATCCGGGCGTACATCGAGCGGACCGCGCCCGCCGTCGCGCCGAATCTCTCGATGCTGGCCGGACCCGTGCTTGCAGCCCGACTTATTTCACTGGCCGGCGGGCTCGAAGCGCTGGCGAAGAAACCGAGCGGGACAGTGCAGGTTCTCGGTGCGGAAGACGCGCTCTTTGCCCACCTCAAAGGGTCGGCCCCGTCACCGAAACACGGCGTCATCTTCACCCACGAGTACGTGCGCGGGACCCGCCGGGAGGACCGCGGGTCGGCTGCGCGGGCATTTGCGGGGAAGCTCTCGATTGCCGCCCGCATCGACCACTACAGCGGCGACCGCCGGCCAGACCTGCAGGTGGAACTTGACGAGCGCATCGAACGGATTCAGGCACGAGCCGAGGAGGGGGACGACGAAT